A window of Choristoneura fumiferana chromosome 8, NRCan_CFum_1, whole genome shotgun sequence contains these coding sequences:
- the Pdk1 gene encoding phosphoinositide-dependent kinase 1 isoform X1, whose protein sequence is MSGLTIRVNKRGSRGSDTLLEAANRILRLLGVSSTKRGKQPSPKTKTNGRTTSEIRAPIAAAESAAESPVKMQAQPTAAAPASTHAATPTPTQANKPTKRTAKDYIFGKLIGEGCYSTVFLAKDIHTGKEYAIKVCEKRQIIREKKREYIKREKDALNMLFNVPHGFVKLYCTFQDDERLYFVLSYAKNGELLPYINKVGSFELNVAKFYAAELLLALENMHAKGIIHRDLKPENILLDENMHLQIADFGTTKILDPETIRSITVKTEDEENPATENDRSRKISFVGTAQYVSPELLHNRVDTRASDLWAFGCIIYQMISGLPPFRGSNEFLTFQKILKMDYEFPEGFPADAKDLVEKLLVLDYSKRIGANDVGDTYDSIRNHPFFDGINWDTVCTQSPPTISPYLPGGSFEEEYTVPDHLEPGLGENQLVRLWEFDLSTSKGILNISPDEKRRRLEVQERESKWHQFVNGELILKQGLVDKRKGLFARRRMLLLTTGPRLFYVDPVNMVLKGEIPWSSELRVEAKNFRIFLVHTPNRTYYLEDPESYALEWARVIDEVRIGTYGRATT, encoded by the exons ATGAGTGGATTGACCATCAGAGTAAATAAAAGAGGATCGAGGGGTAGTGACACTCTGCTCGAGGCAGCCAACAGGATTCTTCGATTACTCGGCGTGAGCTCCACGAAGCGCGGGAAACAGCCCTCGCCCAAAACTAAG ACGAACGGCCGAACGACGAGCGAGATTCGAGCTCCAATCGCGGCGGCTGAGTCCGCCGCTGAATCCCCGGTGAAGATGCAAGCGCAACCAACTGCGGCTGCGCCTGCGTCTACACACGCTGCGACGCCAACGCCTACGCAGGCTAACAAACCTACCAAACGGACGGCAAAAGACTACATATTTGGCAAACTGATAGGAGAGGGATGCTACAGTACTGTGTTTCTAGCTAAGGATATCCACACGGGAAAGGAATAtgcaa TTAAAGTTTGCGAAAAACGTCAAATCATAAGAGAAAAGAAAAGGGAGTACATAAAACGAGAAAAGGATGCTTTGAATATGTTGTTCAATGTGCCTCATGGTTTTGTGAAGCTGTACTGCACCTTCCAAGATGATGAACGATTGTATTTTGTGTTGTCATACGCCAAGAATGGCGAACTTTTGCCTTATATAAATAAGGTTGGCTCTTTCGAGCTAAATGTAGCAAAATTTTATGCCGCTGAGTTGTTGTTGGCGTTAGAAAACATGCACGCTAAAGGAATTATCCATCGAGATTTAAAGCCTGAAAACATTTTACTCGATGAAAATATGCACTTGCAAATTGCAGACTTTGGAACAACAAAAATACTTGATCCCGAAACTATTCGTTCAATTACTGTTAAGACTGAGGATGAAGAAAATCCAGCAACGGAGAATGATAGATCAAGAAAAATCAGTTTTGTAGGGACAGCTCAATATGTCAGCCCAGAACTTTTGCATAACCGCGTTGATACGCGTGCTTCGGACTTGTGGGCATTTGGCTGCATCATCTATCAGATGATATCAGGACTACCACCATTCCGTGGTTCAAACGAGTTCCTAACTTTCCAGAAAATACTCAAAATGGATTACGAGTTCCCAGAAGGTtttcccgctgacgctaaagATTTAGTCGAAAAGCTTTTAGTTTTGGACTACTCCAAGAGGATTGGAGCTAACGATGTGGGGGATACTTATGACAGCATACGAAATCATCCATTTTTCGATGGCATTAATTGGGACACTGTGTGCACACAGTCTCCTCCAACAATCTCACCGTACTTACCAGGAGGATCTTTCGAGGAAGAATACACTGTTCCAGATCACTTAGAACCTGGTCTGGGCGAGAACCAACTTGTGCGCTTGTGGGAATTCGACCTATCTACCTCAAAAG GAATACTGAACATTAGCCCAGATGAGAAAAGGCGCCGGCTCGAAGTGCAAGAACGCGAGAGCAAGTGGCACCAATTTGTAAATGGCGAGCTGATACTGAAACAAGGGCTTGTTGACAAGAGAAAGGGCTTGTTTGCGCGACGGCGCATGCTCCTGCTGACCACTGGCCCACGTTTATTCTACGTCGACCCCGTGAACATGGTGTTGAAAGGAGAGATACCATGGTCGTCTGAGTTACGCGTCGAGGCCAAAAACTTTAGAATATTCTTAGTACATACG CCTAATCGCACATACTACCTCGAAGATCCCGAATCATACGCGTTAGAATGGGCACGAGTGATCGATGAAGTCCGTATCGGAACATATGGTCGGGCTACAACTTAA
- the Pdk1 gene encoding phosphoinositide-dependent kinase 1 isoform X2 encodes MQAQPTAAAPASTHAATPTPTQANKPTKRTAKDYIFGKLIGEGCYSTVFLAKDIHTGKEYAIKVCEKRQIIREKKREYIKREKDALNMLFNVPHGFVKLYCTFQDDERLYFVLSYAKNGELLPYINKVGSFELNVAKFYAAELLLALENMHAKGIIHRDLKPENILLDENMHLQIADFGTTKILDPETIRSITVKTEDEENPATENDRSRKISFVGTAQYVSPELLHNRVDTRASDLWAFGCIIYQMISGLPPFRGSNEFLTFQKILKMDYEFPEGFPADAKDLVEKLLVLDYSKRIGANDVGDTYDSIRNHPFFDGINWDTVCTQSPPTISPYLPGGSFEEEYTVPDHLEPGLGENQLVRLWEFDLSTSKGILNISPDEKRRRLEVQERESKWHQFVNGELILKQGLVDKRKGLFARRRMLLLTTGPRLFYVDPVNMVLKGEIPWSSELRVEAKNFRIFLVHTPNRTYYLEDPESYALEWARVIDEVRIGTYGRATT; translated from the exons ATGCAAGCGCAACCAACTGCGGCTGCGCCTGCGTCTACACACGCTGCGACGCCAACGCCTACGCAGGCTAACAAACCTACCAAACGGACGGCAAAAGACTACATATTTGGCAAACTGATAGGAGAGGGATGCTACAGTACTGTGTTTCTAGCTAAGGATATCCACACGGGAAAGGAATAtgcaa TTAAAGTTTGCGAAAAACGTCAAATCATAAGAGAAAAGAAAAGGGAGTACATAAAACGAGAAAAGGATGCTTTGAATATGTTGTTCAATGTGCCTCATGGTTTTGTGAAGCTGTACTGCACCTTCCAAGATGATGAACGATTGTATTTTGTGTTGTCATACGCCAAGAATGGCGAACTTTTGCCTTATATAAATAAGGTTGGCTCTTTCGAGCTAAATGTAGCAAAATTTTATGCCGCTGAGTTGTTGTTGGCGTTAGAAAACATGCACGCTAAAGGAATTATCCATCGAGATTTAAAGCCTGAAAACATTTTACTCGATGAAAATATGCACTTGCAAATTGCAGACTTTGGAACAACAAAAATACTTGATCCCGAAACTATTCGTTCAATTACTGTTAAGACTGAGGATGAAGAAAATCCAGCAACGGAGAATGATAGATCAAGAAAAATCAGTTTTGTAGGGACAGCTCAATATGTCAGCCCAGAACTTTTGCATAACCGCGTTGATACGCGTGCTTCGGACTTGTGGGCATTTGGCTGCATCATCTATCAGATGATATCAGGACTACCACCATTCCGTGGTTCAAACGAGTTCCTAACTTTCCAGAAAATACTCAAAATGGATTACGAGTTCCCAGAAGGTtttcccgctgacgctaaagATTTAGTCGAAAAGCTTTTAGTTTTGGACTACTCCAAGAGGATTGGAGCTAACGATGTGGGGGATACTTATGACAGCATACGAAATCATCCATTTTTCGATGGCATTAATTGGGACACTGTGTGCACACAGTCTCCTCCAACAATCTCACCGTACTTACCAGGAGGATCTTTCGAGGAAGAATACACTGTTCCAGATCACTTAGAACCTGGTCTGGGCGAGAACCAACTTGTGCGCTTGTGGGAATTCGACCTATCTACCTCAAAAG GAATACTGAACATTAGCCCAGATGAGAAAAGGCGCCGGCTCGAAGTGCAAGAACGCGAGAGCAAGTGGCACCAATTTGTAAATGGCGAGCTGATACTGAAACAAGGGCTTGTTGACAAGAGAAAGGGCTTGTTTGCGCGACGGCGCATGCTCCTGCTGACCACTGGCCCACGTTTATTCTACGTCGACCCCGTGAACATGGTGTTGAAAGGAGAGATACCATGGTCGTCTGAGTTACGCGTCGAGGCCAAAAACTTTAGAATATTCTTAGTACATACG CCTAATCGCACATACTACCTCGAAGATCCCGAATCATACGCGTTAGAATGGGCACGAGTGATCGATGAAGTCCGTATCGGAACATATGGTCGGGCTACAACTTAA